The following are from one region of the Tachysurus fulvidraco isolate hzauxx_2018 chromosome 24, HZAU_PFXX_2.0, whole genome shotgun sequence genome:
- the LOC113661388 gene encoding inner centromere protein-like isoform X1, producing the protein MKMAGNWKDSETKELLSIRSDEEIIRQLNGTVRDAVVYEKITQKLKERGVFREKTQVINKLKTLRKKFHQIKQRNGQVGKSDWPYFDMCHYIWGGGRSANPMALLSPLEPYPSENDAETALSDTEILKTEVCTEFVPLSPAESPLSPQSPPNKSAKKVSRGEQMVKDMKEFFSEMDRDFEERERLRLLEQRQYEESLRKEAKEEEKEEHARQMAMFKELLESQNDLLRELLQRIPSSTSQWLTPSKSNGEPESTASVANNLETKECTNFVPFSHVELPQSPPNKRAKKVSKEEQIAKDMKECFAEIAKTLEERERLRLLEQRQHEEDLRKEAKEEAREEQARQMAMFKEMQESQNGLLKELLRRMPSPTLPQLNSSKYWNSGNQSRFNADTADNSDVQNTSENDMIFNPPSSTSFTE; encoded by the exons ATGAAAATGGCTGGAAATTGGAAGGATAGTGAAACGAAGGAACTGCTGTCTATCCGATCAGATGAAGAAATTATCCGCCAACTGAACGGCACCGTTCGGGATGCGGTGGTGTACGAGAAAATCACCCAGAAACTCAAAGAGCGTGGGGTTTTCAGGGAAAAGACGCAGGTGATTAATAAACTGAAAACTCTACGGAAGAAGTTTCACCAAATTAAACAACGCAACGGCCAAGTGGGAAAGTCCGACTGGCCGTATTTTGATATGTGCCATTATATATGGGGAGGTGGACGTTCTGCAAACCCCATGGCGTTGCTCAGTCCTTTAGAGCCTTATCCCTCTGAGAATGATGCTGAAACCGCGCTGAGTGATACAGAAATCCTCAAGACTGAGGTGTGCACTGAATTTGTGCCTTTAAGTCCAGCAG aatctcctctttctcctcagtCACCACCAAATAAAAGTGCTAAGAAAGTATCACGTGGGGAACAAATGGTGAAGGACATGAAAGAGTTTTTCTCAGAAATGGACAGAGACTTTGAAGAAAGGGAGCGCCTTCGTCTTCTGGAGCAGAGACAGTATGAAGAGAGCTTAAGGAAGGAGGcaaaagaggaggagaaagaagagcATGCCAGGCAAATGGCCATGTTTAAAGAGTTACTAGAATCTCAAAATGATCTGCTAAGAGAACTTTTGCAGCGAATCCCATCATCAACTTCCCAGTGGCTTACCCCATCTAAAAGTAACGGTGAACCTGAATCCACTGCCAGTGTTGCAAATAACCTAGAGACCAAGGAGTGCACAAACTTTGTACCCTTTAGTCATGTAG AATTACCTCAATCACCACCAAACAAAAGGGCAAAGAAAGTATCAAAGGAGGAACAAATAGCCAAGGACATGAAAGAGTGTTTTGCAGAAATTGCCAAAACCTTGGAAGAGAGAGAACGTCTTCGTCTCCTGGAACAGAGGCAACATGAAGAGGACTTAAGAAAGGAGGCAAAGGAGGAAGCACGAGAAGAACAGGCCAGGCAAATGGCAATGTTTAAAGAGATGCAGGAGTCTCAGAATGGTTTATTAAAGGAACTGCTGAGGCGTATGCCTTCACCAACATTACCGCAGTTAAATTCTTCTAAGTACTGGAACTCTGGCAATCAATCTAGGTTCAATGCAGACACTGCTGATAATAGTGATGTACAAAACACCTCAGAAAATGACATGATTTTTAACCCACCTTCATCTACATCCTTCACAGAGTAA
- the LOC113661388 gene encoding uncharacterized protein LOC113661388 isoform X2, with amino-acid sequence MKMAGNWKDSETKELLSIRSDEEIIRQLNGTVRDAVVYEKITQKLKERGVFREKTQVINKLKTLRKKFHQIKQRNGQVGKSDWPYFDMCHYIWGGGRSANPMALLSPLEPYPSENDAETALSDTEILKTEVCTEFVPLSPAESPLSPQSPPNKSAKKVSRGEQMVKDMKEFFSEMDRDFEERERLRLLEQRQYEESLRKEAKEEEKEEHARQMAMFKELLESQNDLLRELLQRIPSSTSQWLTPSKSNGEPESTASVANNLETKECTNFVPFSHNYLNHHQTKGQRKYQRRNK; translated from the exons ATGAAAATGGCTGGAAATTGGAAGGATAGTGAAACGAAGGAACTGCTGTCTATCCGATCAGATGAAGAAATTATCCGCCAACTGAACGGCACCGTTCGGGATGCGGTGGTGTACGAGAAAATCACCCAGAAACTCAAAGAGCGTGGGGTTTTCAGGGAAAAGACGCAGGTGATTAATAAACTGAAAACTCTACGGAAGAAGTTTCACCAAATTAAACAACGCAACGGCCAAGTGGGAAAGTCCGACTGGCCGTATTTTGATATGTGCCATTATATATGGGGAGGTGGACGTTCTGCAAACCCCATGGCGTTGCTCAGTCCTTTAGAGCCTTATCCCTCTGAGAATGATGCTGAAACCGCGCTGAGTGATACAGAAATCCTCAAGACTGAGGTGTGCACTGAATTTGTGCCTTTAAGTCCAGCAG aatctcctctttctcctcagtCACCACCAAATAAAAGTGCTAAGAAAGTATCACGTGGGGAACAAATGGTGAAGGACATGAAAGAGTTTTTCTCAGAAATGGACAGAGACTTTGAAGAAAGGGAGCGCCTTCGTCTTCTGGAGCAGAGACAGTATGAAGAGAGCTTAAGGAAGGAGGcaaaagaggaggagaaagaagagcATGCCAGGCAAATGGCCATGTTTAAAGAGTTACTAGAATCTCAAAATGATCTGCTAAGAGAACTTTTGCAGCGAATCCCATCATCAACTTCCCAGTGGCTTACCCCATCTAAAAGTAACGGTGAACCTGAATCCACTGCCAGTGTTGCAAATAACCTAGAGACCAAGGAGTGCACAAACTTTGTACCCTTTAGTCAT AATTACCTCAATCACCACCAAACAAAAGGGCAAAGAAAGTATCAAAGGAGGAACAAATAG